One genomic window of Leptospira paudalimensis includes the following:
- a CDS encoding LOG family protein: MNDLAFENQSFLWGNEAGPIRILSEYLHPKAEFNEHGITDTIVVFGSARIPSQEKIQPGKPSPLEGLSQYYEEAREFSRLISEWAEVLKLDAPNRNLLICTGGGPGIMEAGNRGAKEAGAKSVALNIVLPHEQHPNPYVNKELTFEFHYFFMRKLWFMKTCRGMIAFPGGFGTFDELFETLTLVQTGKKSRIPILLYGTKFWTEVINFKKLAEMKLISEEDLHLFGFADSPVEALRFFQEKIRFELTHSEGTKT; this comes from the coding sequence ATGAATGATTTAGCCTTTGAGAATCAAAGTTTTTTATGGGGGAATGAAGCAGGGCCCATACGGATCCTTTCGGAATACCTACATCCCAAGGCGGAGTTCAATGAACATGGAATTACTGATACCATTGTTGTTTTTGGATCGGCGAGGATCCCGTCTCAGGAAAAAATCCAACCCGGAAAACCTTCACCCTTAGAAGGCTTAAGCCAATACTACGAGGAAGCCAGAGAGTTTTCCCGATTGATTTCGGAATGGGCAGAAGTTTTAAAACTAGATGCCCCAAATCGTAATTTGCTCATTTGCACAGGAGGTGGACCTGGGATCATGGAAGCAGGGAACCGAGGTGCCAAAGAAGCAGGGGCAAAATCGGTTGCGTTAAACATTGTCCTTCCTCACGAACAACACCCGAATCCGTATGTGAACAAAGAACTTACATTTGAGTTTCACTACTTTTTTATGCGTAAACTTTGGTTTATGAAAACGTGCCGAGGGATGATTGCATTTCCTGGTGGATTTGGAACCTTTGATGAATTATTTGAAACCCTTACCCTTGTCCAGACTGGAAAAAAAAGTAGGATTCCCATCCTTCTCTATGGAACAAAATTTTGGACGGAAGTGATCAATTTCAAAAAATTAGCGGAGATGAAGCTGATTTCGGAAGAAGACCTACATTTATTTGGATTTGCTGACAGTCCAGTGGAGGCACTTCGATTCTTTCAGGAAAAGATTCGTTTCGAATTGACCCATTCTGAGGGTACAAAAACATAG
- a CDS encoding aldose 1-epimerase codes for MHLLKTKYSSFGTEPTGGGQWLHLNLHSPVDGSKVSVVAGHKAPDPFFASGSFLMFPWVNRLEPNPWAREPFYPSIHWLTDGNGIPLHGLFHNLPRTILSETQGEMESIVKFSMDIPKTWEGTLLSKIQVTEVYQLTPSELKIIYELKNQSEEEFPFALGIHPYFRWNEEESIDDLFLIGSGFHQIKLGDYLLPERILGGELLLNGELPLMGKSLDDLYGAAGNETPYIGLFSMNKKEKLLISGGNFYQVYTPQDRRSIAIEPMTSTGNFLHFPGANPSLIKAHSEKKIEFSIRLDQF; via the coding sequence TTGCACCTACTGAAAACAAAATACTCTAGTTTTGGGACAGAACCCACTGGAGGTGGCCAATGGTTGCATTTGAATCTCCATTCTCCCGTAGATGGCTCCAAAGTTTCTGTGGTTGCAGGCCACAAAGCCCCAGATCCATTTTTTGCTTCAGGTTCGTTTTTGATGTTTCCCTGGGTCAATCGATTGGAACCAAACCCATGGGCGAGAGAGCCATTTTATCCGAGTATCCATTGGTTGACAGATGGGAACGGAATCCCTCTCCATGGGCTCTTCCACAACCTGCCAAGAACCATCCTTTCCGAAACACAAGGGGAGATGGAATCCATTGTCAAATTTTCCATGGACATCCCAAAAACTTGGGAAGGGACATTACTTTCCAAAATCCAAGTGACGGAAGTGTACCAACTTACTCCTTCGGAACTCAAAATCATCTATGAATTAAAGAACCAATCAGAAGAAGAATTTCCCTTTGCACTTGGAATCCATCCCTATTTCCGTTGGAACGAAGAAGAAAGTATCGATGATCTATTCCTCATCGGATCTGGATTCCACCAGATTAAACTCGGAGATTACCTTTTACCTGAACGTATATTAGGTGGTGAGTTGTTACTCAATGGTGAACTTCCACTCATGGGAAAAAGTTTGGATGATTTGTACGGAGCCGCCGGAAATGAAACTCCCTACATTGGTCTATTTTCGATGAACAAAAAGGAGAAGTTACTCATCTCTGGTGGGAATTTTTACCAAGTGTACACTCCGCAAGATAGAAGGTCAATTGCGATTGAACCGATGACAAGCACTGGCAATTTTTTACATTTCCCTGGTGCAAATCCTAGTCTTATCAAAGCACATTCCGAAAAAAAAATTGAATTTTCGATTCGTTTGGATCAATTCTAA
- the sppA gene encoding signal peptide peptidase SppA, giving the protein MPLRKFGLISSVVLLSILFTESCVIGNSMNLFPPTAKSEFEEKLIAGKDQEKIVIISIEGMISDEGKESFFGPSSDSMVVRVKESLKRAERDPDVKGVILKINSPGGTVTASDIIYQEVKKFKERKGIPVFAGFMDTAASGAYYIAMATDSIGAHPTTVTGSVGVIMSGINVKEGLDKIGVKDQSFTSGPNKALGSPTTEMTAEQRKILQSIIDSLYARFFDVVKKGRPKVSESRLKEICDGRIFTAEQAQKEGMIDFIGYFDNFVIELMKHPKYEGNPQGSPRIVTYQRGKVPVENIYQATDVKGNPISFGIADKLLGTNTNSKFLYLWDI; this is encoded by the coding sequence ATGCCTTTAAGAAAGTTTGGTCTAATTAGTTCCGTCGTTCTTCTTTCGATTCTTTTTACAGAATCATGTGTCATTGGGAATAGTATGAATTTATTCCCTCCAACAGCTAAGTCTGAATTCGAAGAGAAACTCATTGCTGGAAAGGATCAAGAAAAAATCGTAATTATCTCCATCGAAGGGATGATTTCTGATGAAGGAAAAGAATCCTTTTTTGGACCTTCTTCTGATTCGATGGTCGTCAGAGTGAAAGAATCACTCAAACGTGCAGAGAGAGACCCTGATGTCAAAGGTGTGATCTTAAAAATCAACTCTCCTGGTGGAACTGTTACGGCAAGTGACATCATCTACCAAGAAGTGAAAAAATTCAAAGAACGTAAAGGGATCCCTGTTTTTGCAGGATTTATGGATACAGCTGCTAGTGGTGCTTATTACATTGCAATGGCAACAGATTCCATTGGTGCCCACCCAACAACTGTTACAGGTTCTGTGGGTGTGATCATGTCGGGGATCAATGTGAAAGAAGGTTTAGACAAAATTGGAGTGAAAGACCAATCCTTTACCTCTGGTCCAAACAAAGCCCTTGGTTCACCTACAACAGAAATGACTGCGGAACAAAGAAAAATTTTACAGTCAATCATTGATAGTTTGTATGCTCGCTTTTTTGATGTTGTGAAAAAAGGCAGACCTAAAGTTTCTGAATCCAGACTCAAAGAAATTTGTGATGGAAGGATCTTCACAGCGGAACAAGCACAGAAAGAAGGGATGATTGATTTTATCGGTTATTTTGATAATTTTGTAATCGAACTCATGAAACACCCTAAGTATGAAGGCAACCCACAAGGATCACCTCGTATTGTTACTTACCAAAGAGGAAAAGTACCTGTGGAAAATATTTACCAAGCAACTGACGTGAAAGGAAATCCTATTTCATTTGGTATCGCTGATAAACTTCTTGGAACAAATACGAACTCGAAGTTTTTATACCTATGGGATATCTAA
- a CDS encoding MBOAT family O-acyltransferase, with amino-acid sequence MLFNSIPYLILFALTYLIYWNIPQKGRKPLLVVSSLIFYAYFSFPFLFHFLLVILVNYAFSEWMFRKKEKGENHNSVLYTIVILNVLNLAFFKYFYFITDSLYSLTGYPSFKEIAGSWSIFLPLAISFYTFQIIAVQVDIHRGIIEKRMSTVDYFLFILFFPQLIAGPIMRSQDFLPQLDHPTIDSDRMKKGIFLIIGGLFKKVIIAENIAPIISPLYLDPAKYDSFSIFFSVLAFAIQVYCDFSGYTDMARGSANLLGYEIPENFQGPFFSQSFRELWSRWHITLSSWLRDYIYIPLGGSKGSIFRSNLNSFITMCLGGLWHGANWAFVLWGAYLGALIWIERSLYLHRGKKKFIPDTFPLAGIIRTIVIFIVFTFSGVFFRAAARGAESLNVAYEIFKGVLTLRNTGDTLSRVDELPTFIALGLMFNWFQYSPFVYEKLKPFQNILLPILSVVILLLLGIFGDGGQDFIYFQF; translated from the coding sequence ATGTTATTCAATTCGATTCCGTATTTAATTTTATTTGCGCTTACCTATTTAATCTATTGGAACATTCCACAAAAGGGGAGAAAACCCCTTCTTGTGGTTTCTTCTCTTATTTTTTACGCCTATTTTAGTTTTCCTTTTTTATTCCACTTCCTTTTAGTCATTCTTGTTAACTATGCGTTTAGCGAATGGATGTTTCGGAAAAAAGAAAAAGGAGAAAATCACAACAGTGTTTTATACACAATTGTCATTTTAAACGTTCTTAATTTAGCGTTCTTTAAGTATTTTTACTTCATTACAGATTCATTATACTCTTTAACAGGGTATCCTAGTTTCAAAGAAATTGCTGGTTCATGGAGTATTTTTTTACCACTAGCGATTAGTTTTTATACCTTCCAGATCATTGCTGTACAAGTGGACATCCACCGTGGTATCATTGAAAAAAGAATGTCCACTGTGGACTACTTCTTGTTCATTTTGTTTTTCCCACAACTCATCGCTGGTCCGATTATGAGGTCACAGGATTTCCTCCCTCAACTCGACCACCCAACGATAGACTCAGACAGAATGAAAAAGGGAATCTTCCTTATCATTGGTGGTTTGTTTAAAAAGGTCATCATTGCAGAAAACATCGCACCAATCATTTCTCCTTTGTATCTAGACCCCGCGAAATACGATAGTTTTTCGATTTTCTTCAGTGTCCTTGCCTTCGCGATCCAAGTGTATTGTGACTTTTCTGGGTATACGGATATGGCAAGAGGATCTGCTAATTTACTGGGATATGAAATTCCAGAAAACTTCCAAGGTCCATTTTTTTCACAGTCTTTCCGAGAACTTTGGAGCAGATGGCACATCACATTATCCTCTTGGTTACGTGACTACATTTACATTCCGTTAGGTGGAAGTAAAGGGAGCATTTTCCGATCCAATTTGAATTCCTTTATCACCATGTGCCTTGGAGGGTTGTGGCATGGAGCCAATTGGGCCTTTGTCCTTTGGGGGGCGTATTTAGGCGCTCTCATTTGGATTGAAAGGTCTTTATACCTCCATCGTGGGAAAAAGAAATTCATACCAGACACATTCCCACTTGCAGGAATCATACGAACCATTGTGATCTTCATTGTATTTACATTTTCGGGAGTATTTTTTCGTGCAGCAGCAAGAGGAGCAGAATCCTTAAATGTTGCTTATGAAATTTTTAAAGGTGTTTTAACTCTACGAAATACTGGTGATACCTTAAGCCGAGTGGATGAACTTCCCACCTTCATTGCTTTAGGACTTATGTTCAACTGGTTCCAATACTCACCGTTTGTGTATGAAAAACTAAAACCTTTCCAAAATATTTTACTCCCCATTTTATCCGTCGTAATTTTACTTTTACTCGGAATTTTTGGAGATGGTGGACAAGATTTTATTTACTTCCAATTCTAA
- a CDS encoding tetratricopeptide repeat protein, whose protein sequence is MKKLLLTIIILAINFSVKAGESSFLNDDVASLIGQYDNETLAAISNELVKMANEEEGMGEFDLASTHYDRAIKIREAIGMKSHKSFASIQYLASQAYSKAGNFCEASTYAKKASDAFRAHGISKFEHKAELESKEFAKACAVVAVR, encoded by the coding sequence ATGAAAAAACTACTCTTAACCATCATTATTTTAGCGATCAACTTCTCAGTGAAAGCTGGAGAGTCCTCCTTTTTGAATGATGATGTAGCTTCCCTCATTGGCCAATACGATAACGAAACCTTAGCTGCCATTTCCAATGAACTTGTGAAAATGGCGAACGAAGAAGAAGGAATGGGAGAGTTTGATTTAGCTTCTACTCATTATGACCGTGCAATTAAAATCCGTGAAGCTATTGGTATGAAATCCCATAAAAGTTTTGCTTCGATCCAATACTTAGCAAGCCAAGCGTATTCGAAAGCTGGTAACTTTTGTGAGGCTTCTACTTATGCAAAAAAAGCAAGTGATGCTTTCCGTGCACATGGAATTTCTAAATTCGAACACAAAGCTGAATTGGAGTCAAAAGAATTTGCAAAGGCTTGTGCGGTGGTGGCTGTTCGTTAA
- a CDS encoding penicillin-binding protein 1A, giving the protein MNKEKTLRITITTFFSIALLGGLFFGYILSEVNKGKELQKLASYQPTTPTKLYDTNGVLFAELYRHKQELLKYSDIPPHVIHAFLSVEDDNFFNHFGIDFLAIVRAAIKNVFAGRIVQGGSTLTQQLAKTILQQRKKTFGRKFLEALLTLQIEQEYTKEEILEIYFNLIYLGHGTTGLSSAANVYFQKDVRDLSIAEAALLARLPKAPVTYSPFKNPKEAKQAHMVVLGLMAKNGFIPKDQVKKIHDDFWERYWPVVITQSPSRSTWGAKLNRAPYFTEWVRQILEKELGEEALYTGGLRVYTTLDVRKQEIAEEELRKGLIEQDKSAFGANFRYAGRADRGLVSLYNLFGSIFPVGVPYVTSLDDRQVFRLHLEKEMAPALELLTDFIPSENESAAVKEFQRSSLVFSSNLHVEGAIITIDHQTGYIQTMVGGSRFSPKNQFNRAMQARRQTGSAFKPFVYAAAIQNRAVGSGTGIMDAPLTTITEEGEGYSPQDISGDFRGMVPLSRALSLSLNIVSVQVLMRTGTDSVIDFASKVTKTNKARFPTGPALALGVAELTPYEMALGYSILANKGKDVIPFSVRYVLNQSGTVVYNKEKEVQETLAEEAKNGTIQIIPEATAYIIKQMLIGVAMGGTPTQALRAADKGNYKGESGGKTGSTSSYTNVWYAGFDPKYTSIVWMGFDKSSLSLGKGVTAAGVAAPIWGKMYSRFYNEGPYPSFYPNGKSDEIPADVVKGATCAFNGLSPGPNCPLTGNLFLKPITIAGRTLSVPGGRQCDGDRDHYRSMDLNDFLQRELEISDDELK; this is encoded by the coding sequence ATGAACAAAGAAAAAACACTTCGAATTACCATCACTACCTTCTTTAGTATTGCACTTCTGGGAGGACTCTTTTTTGGATACATTCTTTCCGAAGTGAACAAAGGGAAAGAATTACAAAAACTTGCATCTTACCAACCAACAACTCCTACTAAATTATATGATACCAATGGAGTTTTGTTTGCAGAGTTATACCGCCACAAACAAGAATTATTAAAGTATAGTGATATTCCACCTCATGTGATCCATGCATTTTTATCAGTAGAAGATGATAATTTTTTCAATCACTTTGGTATTGATTTTTTAGCCATTGTAAGAGCTGCGATTAAAAACGTTTTTGCCGGCCGTATTGTCCAAGGTGGATCCACCTTAACCCAACAGTTAGCAAAAACTATCTTACAACAAAGGAAAAAAACCTTTGGACGTAAATTCCTCGAAGCACTTCTCACCTTACAAATCGAACAAGAATACACCAAAGAAGAAATCTTAGAAATTTATTTTAACTTAATTTATTTGGGCCATGGAACAACTGGTTTGTCGTCTGCAGCCAATGTATATTTCCAAAAAGATGTAAGAGACTTAAGTATTGCTGAAGCAGCACTTTTAGCAAGACTTCCTAAAGCACCTGTTACCTATTCACCTTTCAAAAACCCGAAAGAAGCCAAACAAGCGCATATGGTGGTGCTTGGCCTCATGGCAAAAAATGGTTTTATTCCCAAAGACCAAGTAAAGAAAATTCACGATGATTTTTGGGAACGGTATTGGCCTGTTGTCATCACCCAATCTCCTTCACGTTCTACTTGGGGTGCTAAACTCAACCGTGCCCCTTATTTTACAGAGTGGGTTCGCCAAATCTTAGAGAAGGAATTGGGAGAGGAGGCTCTTTACACAGGTGGACTTCGTGTTTATACCACACTTGATGTGAGAAAACAAGAAATTGCAGAAGAAGAATTACGAAAAGGCCTAATCGAACAAGACAAATCTGCATTTGGTGCAAACTTCCGTTATGCGGGGCGTGCCGATCGTGGTCTTGTTTCTTTATACAATTTGTTTGGTTCCATTTTCCCAGTGGGTGTCCCATATGTAACAAGTTTGGATGACAGGCAAGTGTTTCGTCTGCATTTAGAAAAAGAAATGGCACCGGCTCTGGAATTGTTAACGGATTTTATCCCTTCCGAAAACGAAAGTGCAGCAGTCAAAGAATTCCAAAGATCCTCTCTTGTATTTTCTTCCAACTTACACGTAGAAGGTGCTATCATTACCATCGACCACCAAACTGGTTATATCCAAACCATGGTGGGTGGTTCAAGGTTCTCCCCCAAAAACCAATTTAACCGTGCAATGCAAGCGAGACGCCAAACAGGTTCTGCATTCAAACCATTTGTTTATGCAGCTGCTATCCAAAACCGTGCTGTTGGATCGGGAACAGGGATTATGGATGCACCACTTACCACCATTACAGAAGAAGGGGAAGGGTATTCGCCTCAAGACATTTCTGGTGATTTCCGAGGTATGGTTCCTCTGTCTCGCGCACTCTCTTTATCCTTAAACATTGTGTCGGTGCAGGTTCTGATGCGAACTGGGACAGATTCCGTCATTGATTTTGCCTCCAAAGTTACAAAAACAAATAAAGCTAGGTTCCCAACAGGTCCAGCCCTGGCATTGGGAGTTGCAGAACTCACACCTTATGAAATGGCTCTTGGGTATTCTATCCTTGCAAACAAAGGAAAAGATGTAATTCCATTTAGTGTTCGTTATGTGCTAAACCAAAGTGGGACTGTTGTTTATAATAAAGAAAAGGAAGTCCAAGAAACTTTGGCTGAAGAAGCCAAAAATGGAACCATCCAAATCATTCCAGAAGCCACAGCATATATCATCAAACAAATGTTAATCGGTGTGGCAATGGGAGGAACACCAACCCAAGCCTTGCGTGCTGCAGACAAAGGAAATTATAAAGGGGAATCTGGCGGAAAAACAGGTTCTACATCTTCTTATACCAATGTTTGGTATGCCGGTTTTGATCCAAAATACACATCGATTGTTTGGATGGGTTTTGATAAATCCTCTCTTTCTCTAGGAAAGGGTGTCACTGCTGCTGGTGTAGCGGCACCGATTTGGGGGAAAATGTATTCTCGTTTTTACAACGAAGGACCTTATCCAAGTTTTTACCCCAATGGCAAATCGGATGAAATTCCTGCCGATGTGGTTAAGGGTGCCACTTGTGCATTTAATGGACTTTCGCCAGGACCAAATTGCCCTCTCACTGGAAATTTATTCTTAAAACCAATCACGATTGCAGGCCGAACCTTGTCTGTCCCTGGTGGACGGCAATGTGATGGGGACAGAGACCACTACAGATCGATGGATCTAAATGACTTCTTACAACGTGAATTGGAAATCTCTGACGACGAATTGAAGTAA
- a CDS encoding MBL fold metallo-hydrolase yields MIVQLYGVRGSIASPLRNQDYRKKIIEILDLYKQSGAEGSVDEFWQNLPYHLKFVTGSDTTCVSVTDDDGQTYVLDMGTGLRNLGDELVSEYFTNQLKKTVSFFITHTHWDHIQGLPFFKPIYFPDFHLHFYSPYADLEKRLQRQQEPEFFPVPLDGTGSAKEFKLFFPGDVLEFPSGLKVECYPLKHPGGSFAYKFTNRAGKIFIFATDAEFTGADMDLIHECLPFFADADLLILDTQYTLDESFSKFDWGHTAYTMSVNCASSWRVKNLVLTHHEPSYSDEKIYDIYENAKLHQQQLGEKKLKIHLAREGLRFHL; encoded by the coding sequence GTGATTGTGCAACTCTACGGAGTCCGCGGTTCCATTGCGAGCCCACTCCGAAACCAAGACTACCGCAAAAAGATAATCGAGATTCTAGACCTCTACAAACAATCAGGGGCCGAAGGATCTGTGGATGAGTTTTGGCAAAATCTTCCCTACCATTTAAAATTTGTCACAGGATCTGACACAACCTGTGTTTCGGTGACAGATGATGATGGCCAAACCTATGTTTTGGATATGGGGACGGGACTTAGGAATTTAGGTGACGAACTTGTTTCCGAATATTTCACAAACCAATTGAAAAAAACTGTCTCCTTCTTTATCACACATACCCACTGGGATCATATCCAGGGCCTTCCTTTTTTTAAGCCCATTTATTTCCCAGACTTCCATTTGCATTTTTATTCTCCTTATGCTGATTTAGAAAAACGATTACAAAGACAACAAGAACCAGAATTTTTTCCAGTGCCACTGGACGGAACAGGTTCTGCAAAAGAGTTTAAACTTTTTTTCCCAGGCGATGTGTTAGAATTTCCTTCGGGTCTCAAAGTAGAGTGTTACCCATTAAAACACCCAGGTGGTTCGTTTGCGTATAAATTCACGAACCGGGCTGGTAAAATTTTTATCTTTGCTACCGATGCGGAATTTACTGGGGCTGACATGGACCTCATCCATGAATGTTTGCCTTTTTTTGCGGATGCAGACTTACTCATTTTAGATACTCAATACACCTTGGATGAATCCTTTTCCAAATTTGATTGGGGGCACACAGCTTATACCATGTCCGTGAATTGTGCTTCCTCTTGGCGTGTGAAAAACTTAGTGCTCACCCACCATGAACCAAGTTACTCTGATGAAAAAATTTATGATATTTATGAAAACGCAAAACTCCACCAGCAGCAGTTAGGCGAGAAGAAATTAAAAATTCATTTAGCAAGAGAAGGACTTAGATTCCACTTATAA
- a CDS encoding rhomboid family intramembrane serine protease — protein sequence MASRTPGYELRFGPPMVPVVRTLILVNVIFFILQLLTKLSFHTPLMELYLGLSPELVFRGWVWQLVSYAFLHGSFMHILFNMLSLWMFGSELAEIWGERAFLKFYFFTALLGGIGTITAQYLGIPQGVVVGASASIYGLLVAYGMTWPNRELLVFLIFPMRAKYFVMIVMLMVLFAQGERVAHFAHLGGAIGGLILMKLYTGWKGTKSSLPTWSLSRYLQKRRFMRYQEEMAKRENAKTKVDELLEKISKNGMESLSRKERKFLNEASQKYFNE from the coding sequence ATGGCCTCTCGTACCCCAGGATATGAACTCCGTTTTGGACCACCTATGGTTCCCGTTGTCCGAACTCTGATTTTAGTCAATGTCATCTTTTTCATTCTGCAACTTTTGACAAAACTCAGCTTTCACACTCCCCTTATGGAACTCTATTTGGGTCTCTCACCCGAACTTGTGTTCCGAGGATGGGTTTGGCAACTTGTGAGTTATGCATTTTTACACGGAAGTTTTATGCACATCCTCTTCAATATGCTGAGCCTTTGGATGTTTGGTTCAGAACTTGCTGAAATATGGGGGGAACGTGCCTTTCTCAAATTTTATTTTTTCACTGCCCTACTAGGTGGGATCGGAACCATCACAGCCCAATATTTGGGAATTCCACAAGGTGTTGTTGTCGGAGCAAGTGCCAGTATCTACGGGCTTCTTGTTGCGTATGGTATGACATGGCCGAATCGTGAACTTTTGGTATTTCTCATTTTTCCCATGAGAGCCAAATACTTTGTGATGATTGTGATGCTTATGGTACTGTTTGCACAAGGGGAACGAGTTGCACACTTTGCTCATTTGGGTGGAGCGATTGGTGGACTCATCCTTATGAAATTGTATACGGGTTGGAAAGGCACAAAGTCTTCCCTTCCCACGTGGTCACTCTCTCGTTACTTACAAAAACGTAGGTTTATGCGGTACCAAGAAGAAATGGCAAAACGAGAAAATGCCAAAACCAAAGTGGATGAACTCTTAGAAAAAATTTCTAAAAATGGAATGGAGTCTTTATCCCGAAAAGAACGTAAGTTTTTAAACGAAGCCTCACAAAAATACTTCAACGAGTGA
- a CDS encoding lipoate--protein ligase family protein, with translation MTKKVFFFPPTPPRSPYYNLAIEESIAIQMVSSGITAGIRLWKNPDSIILGLSENPYRNIKENVVNEYEKEVREYGFGKKPKPNFCYIARRASGGGTVFHSLSGNINYSLYFNLEERKELFPVKESYDRILGIISKSLSHQNIHSFAKGKSDLVLEKEGVFKKISGNAQFRKRNCIVQHGTLILEESLIERVSEVLHHPPEEPDYRKERGHKDFLTSIPGFFSEEKWAIDLVREVFLYLEEPLPSDFSNISFFGRDFSTFRKQVLRESEFIRKKKYQNPEYTLHREIPT, from the coding sequence GTGACAAAAAAAGTTTTTTTCTTTCCCCCTACTCCTCCAAGATCGCCTTACTACAATTTGGCGATCGAGGAATCCATTGCCATCCAAATGGTAAGTTCTGGGATCACTGCGGGGATCAGGTTGTGGAAAAACCCAGATTCCATCATCCTTGGGCTTTCTGAAAATCCATACCGCAATATCAAAGAAAATGTAGTGAATGAATATGAAAAAGAAGTAAGGGAATATGGATTTGGGAAAAAACCAAAACCAAACTTCTGTTATATTGCAAGGCGTGCGTCAGGTGGAGGGACAGTTTTCCATTCCCTTTCGGGGAATATCAATTATTCGCTTTATTTTAACTTAGAGGAACGAAAGGAATTATTCCCTGTCAAAGAAAGTTACGACCGTATTTTAGGAATCATTTCCAAATCCCTCTCCCATCAAAACATCCACTCTTTTGCCAAAGGGAAATCAGACCTTGTGTTAGAAAAAGAGGGTGTATTTAAAAAAATCTCAGGAAACGCACAGTTTCGAAAACGTAATTGTATTGTCCAACATGGAACTCTCATCTTAGAAGAAAGTCTCATTGAACGTGTTTCCGAAGTATTACACCACCCTCCAGAAGAACCGGATTACCGAAAGGAAAGAGGCCATAAGGATTTTTTAACCTCCATTCCTGGTTTTTTTTCCGAAGAAAAGTGGGCCATCGATTTGGTTAGGGAAGTTTTTTTGTATTTAGAAGAGCCACTTCCCTCCGATTTTTCAAACATTTCCTTCTTTGGAAGGGACTTTTCTACTTTTCGGAAACAAGTGCTCAGAGAATCTGAATTTATTCGCAAGAAGAAATACCAAAATCCAGAATACACACTCCACAGAGAAATTCCGACATGA